In Neovison vison isolate M4711 chromosome 14, ASM_NN_V1, whole genome shotgun sequence, the following proteins share a genomic window:
- the UMOD gene encoding uromodulin: protein MGQLSSLTSVWTVVTVTSWVIIASFIDTSEARSCSECHSNATCMEDGTVTTCSCQAGFTGDGLLCTDLDECVIPGAHNCSEGSSCVNTLGSYMCTCTAGFRLTPGLGCTDVDECAQPGLNHCHPLATCVNTKGNYSCVCPAGYLGDGQHCECSPGSCGPGLDCVHEGDTLVCVDPCQEHHVLDEYWRSTEYGAGYTCDLGLSGWYRFMGPGGVRLAETCVPVLHCNTAATMWLNGTHPSSDEGIVNRKACAHWSGHCCLWDTPVQVKACAGGYYVYNLTAPPECYLAYCTDPSSVMGTCEECSAEEDCKSDDGTWSCQCKQDFNITDLSLLERRLECGANDIKVSLSKCQLKSLGFEQVFMSLSDSQCSGFSERSDRDWISVVTPARDGPCGTVMMRNETHATYSNTLYLADDIIIRDRNIKVNFACSYPLDMKVSLKTSLQPMVSVLNISVGGTGMFTVRMALFQSPTYTEPYQGSSVTLATEAFLYVGTVLDGGDLSRFALLMTNCYATPSGNATDPLKYFIIQDRCPRTKDSSIQVVENGESPQGRFSVQMFRFAGNYDLVYLHCEVYLCDTFTEKCKPTCSRTRFRGGGIIDQTHVLNLGPITRKNVQAVASTAASSSLGFLKVWLPLLLWATLTLMSQ, encoded by the exons ATGGGGCAACTTTCCTCCCTGACCTCAGTGTGGACGGTAGTCACGGTAACCTCTTGGGTCATCATAGCTTCATTCATTGACACCTCGGAAGCAA GAAGCTGCTCTGAATGTCACAGCAATGCCACCTGCATGGAGGACGGGACTGTTACAACATGCTCCTGCCAGGCGGGTTTCACGGGCGACGGCCTCCTGTGCACAGACCTGGATGAATGTGTCATTCCTGGGGCCCACAACTGCTCCGAGGGCAGCAGCTGCGTGAACACGCTGGGCTCCTACATGTGCACCTGCACTGCAGGTTTCCGTCTGACGCCTGGGCTGGGGTGCACCGATGTGGATGAGTGCGCCCAGCCGGGGCTCAACCACTGCCACCCCCTAGCCACCTGCGTCAATACCAAGGGCAATTACTCATGTGTCTGTCCTGCAGGCTACCTGGGGGACGGGCAGCACTGCGAGTgctccccgggctcctgtggGCCGGGACTGGACTGTGTGCACGAGGGTGACACACTGGTGTGCGTGGACCCATGCCAGGAGCACCATGTTCTAGATGAGTACTGGCGCAGCACAGAGTATGGGGCAGGTTACACCTGTGACCTGGGCCTGAGCGGCTGGTACCGCTTCATGGGGCCGGGTGGTGTGCGCCTGGCAGAGACCTGCGTGCCGGTCCTGCACTGCAACACGGCCGCAACCATGTGGCTCAACGGCACACACCCGTCCAGTGACGAGGGCATAGTGAACCGCAAAGCCTGCGCACACTGGAGTGGTCACTGCTGCCTGTGGGACACGCCCGTCCAAGTGAAGGCCTGTGCTGGTGGCTACTATGTCTACAACCTGACCGCACCCCCCGAGTGCTATCTGGCCTATTGCACAG ACCCCAGCTCCGTGATGGGGACATGTGAGGAGTGCAGTGCAGAGGAGGACTGCAAATCGGATGATGGCACATGGAGCTGCCAGTGCAAACAGGACTTCAACATCACAG ATCTCTCCCTCCTGGAGCGCAGGCTGGAGTGTGGAGCCAATGACATCAAGGTGTCCCTAAGCAAGTGCCAGCTGAAGAGCCTGGGCTTTGAGCAGGTTTTCATGTCCCTGAGTGACAGCCAGTGCTCAGGCTTCAGTGAGAGGAGTGACCGGGACTGGATATCTGTGGTGACCCCAGCCAGGGATGGCCCCTGTGGGACGGTGATGATG AGGAACGAAACCCATGCCACATACAGCAACACCCTCTACCTGGCAGATGACATCATCATTCGTGACCGCAACATCAAAGTCAACTTTGCATGTTCCTACCCGCTGGACATGAAAGTCAGCTTGAAGACCTCCCTGCAGCCAATGGTCAG CGTTCTGAACATCAGCGTGGGTGGGACAGGCATGTTCACCGTGCGGATGGCACTCTTCCAGAGCCCCACCTACACAGAGCCCTACCAAGGCTCGTCTGTGACCCTGGCCACAGAGGCCTTTCTCTACGTGGGCACCGTGCTGGATGGGGGTGACCTGTCCCGGTTTGCACTACTGATGACCAACTGCTATGCCACACCCAGCGGCAATGCCACGGACCCCTTGAAATATTTCATCATCCAGGATAG ATGTCCACGCACTAAGGACTCAAGCATCCAGGTGGTGGAGAATGGAGAGTCCCCTCAGGGCCGATTTTCTGTCCAGATGTTCCGTTTTGCTGGGAACTATGACCTGGTCTACCTGCACTGTGAAGTGTATCTCTGTGACACCTTTACTGAAAAATGCAAACCT ACCTGCTCCAGGACCAGATTCCGCGGTGGGGGCATCATAGACCAAACCCACGTCCTGAACCTGGGTCCCATCACACGAAAAA ATGTCCAGGCAGTAGCCTCAACGGCTGCTTCTAGCAGTCTGG GGTTCCTGAAGGTCTGGCTGCCTCTGCTTCTGTGGGCCACCTTGACCCTGATGTCTCAGTGA